The following proteins come from a genomic window of Thermofilaceae archaeon:
- the rimI gene encoding ribosomal protein S18-alanine N-acetyltransferase: MIREARKEDLTDVYDIETLSFGSEAYEPFLLQLYFNLARETFLVAEVEGRVIGYAIGVLTRWGGGHVISIAVHPSFRRMGVAEKLLRELLKRMRQRGAKAVRLEVKVSNEPAINLYKKLGFRAVGVISNYYPNGEDAYVMMVDFDENG; encoded by the coding sequence GTGATCAGGGAAGCGAGGAAAGAGGACTTAACGGATGTTTATGACATAGAAACGTTAAGCTTTGGAAGCGAAGCTTACGAACCCTTTCTCCTACAGTTGTACTTCAATTTAGCTCGCGAAACTTTCCTTGTAGCTGAAGTTGAAGGTCGCGTGATAGGCTATGCGATCGGCGTGCTCACTAGGTGGGGTGGGGGGCACGTGATCTCCATTGCAGTCCACCCGTCGTTCAGGCGGATGGGAGTTGCCGAAAAACTTCTGAGAGAACTTTTGAAGAGAATGCGACAGAGGGGGGCTAAAGCTGTTAGGCTGGAAGTCAAGGTGAGCAATGAGCCGGCTATAAATCTTTACAAGAAGCTAGGCTTTAGAGCTGTAGGCGTCATAAGCAACTACTACCCTAACGGCGAAGATGCCTACGTAATGATGGTAGATTTCGATGAAAACGGTTAA
- a CDS encoding radical SAM protein: MKTVKLYSGNVVYGRLPYGCQLCLLGLKSVIFVTGICPRSCYYCPLSLEKRMRDVFYVNERPVKGLNEVIAEVATSGSRGAGFTGGDPLSRFERTLTVLQTLKSTFGERFHVHLYTTGVTLDADIIGKLERAGLDELRLHPDPCHVEKLLSLLREKRPSFVVGLEIPAIPGGFNEALNLIERAATSEVIDFVNLNELEFSESNSSELRKRGLSISDDGRSAEGSRETALRLIEVAKARGYAISLHFCPAKSKDAYQTRLRLYRRGVISAKPHEIVSNDGTILKAVVPESCSSVPEILLFRGRQGSETSLLVAELTGAQHSLVEELPDFNRTLLNII; the protein is encoded by the coding sequence ATGAAAACGGTTAAACTGTACTCCGGCAACGTGGTTTACGGTCGTCTGCCGTACGGTTGCCAACTATGCCTGCTCGGGTTGAAAAGCGTAATCTTCGTCACAGGCATCTGTCCGCGCTCGTGCTACTACTGCCCACTCAGCCTGGAGAAGAGGATGCGTGATGTATTCTACGTTAACGAGCGTCCCGTTAAAGGGCTCAATGAAGTGATCGCAGAGGTAGCGACCTCAGGGAGCAGGGGGGCTGGATTCACTGGAGGGGATCCGCTATCGAGGTTTGAGAGAACATTAACTGTGTTACAAACCTTGAAGAGCACTTTCGGCGAGCGCTTTCACGTGCACCTATACACGACGGGAGTAACCTTGGATGCCGACATAATCGGCAAGTTAGAGAGGGCAGGGCTGGACGAGCTGCGTCTTCACCCCGACCCTTGCCATGTAGAAAAACTTCTGAGTTTATTAAGAGAGAAAAGACCATCGTTCGTCGTTGGGTTGGAAATACCAGCGATCCCGGGTGGTTTCAACGAGGCCTTAAATCTAATAGAGAGGGCAGCAACTTCCGAGGTGATAGACTTTGTAAATTTGAACGAGCTCGAATTCTCGGAGAGCAACAGTAGTGAGCTTAGGAAGAGGGGATTAAGCATCTCCGATGATGGAAGGAGCGCTGAGGGTAGTCGGGAAACAGCGCTCAGATTAATCGAGGTCGCGAAGGCAAGAGGGTACGCCATAAGTTTGCACTTCTGCCCTGCGAAAAGCAAGGATGCCTACCAGACGCGATTGAGGCTCTATAGAAGGGGGGTTATTTCAGCAAAACCCCACGAGATAGTAAGCAACGATGGAACTATACTCAAAGCTGTAGTACCGGAGAGTTGCAGCAGCGTACCTGAGATCCTCCTATTTCGGGGGCGTCAAGGCTCTGAGACATCGTTGTTAGTTGCTGAGCTTACCGGCGCCCAACACAGCTTAGTTGAAGAGCTACCCGACTTCAATCGCACGCTCCTCAACATCATTTAG
- a CDS encoding UPF0147 family protein codes for MSEAVQLRQAVDLLRKLVEDRGVPRNIRRLAAESIEILNDAKLSLGLRAANAISKLDEASLDPNAPLYARTLIWQVIALLEQLKD; via the coding sequence ATGAGTGAAGCTGTCCAACTGAGGCAGGCGGTAGATCTACTTCGGAAGCTAGTGGAAGATCGAGGGGTTCCTCGAAACATCAGGCGGCTTGCTGCCGAATCCATAGAGATTCTAAACGACGCCAAGCTTTCGCTGGGTCTGAGGGCGGCGAATGCGATTTCGAAGCTTGACGAAGCCTCCCTAGACCCTAATGCTCCTTTGTATGCGAGGACGTTGATATGGCAAGTAATAGCGCTGCTGGAGCAACTGAAAGATTAG